The nucleotide sequence taatgctacttaagtactttatatatgtgtaggatatggacatatattaatctatgatgccgcttgtgatacaattgtgctagaatatatatctttatatgtatcacatgctgTGTGGTGTCTATTCTGATCTGTGCTATTACAACAAGTGTGGTAGTGCCGCACTCTGGTGCGGCAGTGCTACACCCAGCTGTAACAACaaaacatgttgtgcataaactatcattcgcatcatgttttacatacctgacatagtatacatcaccccacaggagcatggatgtaggaggagccccatcactttcactaaaatatgaatcctagcttcttatgccaatttgagaatttaattctctattcacacattttgggggaggctctacacccatggctcaaaaaatctcagtatttatttcatatcttccgTAAGCTCTAAttgagttgtcatcaatcaccaaaaagggggagattgaaagtacaatcaagccctaattatgggttttggtgataatgaccacacaattagagaactaataagatttatcgagatgacaagcagggaatttatattcgaggatgctacataaAACGGAGGAGCctccaattacaaatgttgatggcttcaaactcaaagatggtttaaattcttttatattttgaatttgagtataggaaaagtcatactataaagggggacacaatactTAAGCTAACATATGCtatcaagtgctcaaacatacatatgcatccttagattcacagccaagacagccTAAACTTCACTCTTATCCTTGTTGTCTTGACtggcgcggcactaccgcacttgaagagaggcactgccgtagTGCGACACTGCCACACTTAAGTGACTATTAGggctgagggggtatttatacccatcctcttcctccccaatggcTATCTTCTTCCTTCTGCTCATTCCAGCTCGTCCAAAATAGAAaagaagctctctctctctctctctctctctccctccattagtgaccttaagccctcaagcaaatccattgatttccccatcaatcattgagagaaaagggtccaaaactcgattagagagcagctccattgattcctcaactcaaaagagcacttggttcatgttttggccagtggttgtgtttgttactcttagagcttggctcctagccggctagagcgtcgtccgtggagcttgccaacttgtgtggtagccccaggaggtttgtaatcatctcttgaagctagtaaactcacccctcatctcaagagttaagtctcttgacttgagaacgaggaaggattgaaaagccctaagccttagtggctaacctcaacaacgtggacgtaggcaagccttggtggcaagccgAACCACGGGATAAGTCATTGTGtctcttgtgcttgatttacattacttctATGTCATATTATTGTTGagatgatttctagggtttctagtcgatctacttgtgtgtggtgtttctaCTACTTCTAGCTCTCGATCTGTGACTATTATACCTGCAGTAAGCtgagaaatttctccgatctaagtttctgttcactaattttgaactgtgactcaaaATTATCTGCAtgtgcggtagtgccgctgttctggcctGGCAGTGCCGTAGTCCGATAGTGTCGCCCGCCAGAGCGGTAGTGTCGCATGGTGaaattgataaaagtttgagtgtttgttttgacagacctattcacctcccctctaggcCAACTAGAGATCCTACAAACATCCCACGCCCCCTTTCCCCGTTGCGCCGCCATCCCCATGTCGTGCCCTGTTGCCAAGCTCAAACTGCCACGACGAGATGGAGGAAAGGGAAGGTAAGGGAGGGAAGGGAGAGGACGAGGTGCGCCGTGCGAGGTAGGAGCCGAAGCCCTATGGCAGGACGTTGTCCGCCAGTCACCggcgccattgcaacatgtggaacacccgatctacttttgaaacatccagatacaacatTTACATCATATGtctaaagacagatgaaacatttgaaacatgcgtctgaaacacttgcaaaacacacctaaaaaaacttgaaaaccattgtaaaacatacgcaacatccaaataaaacacttgcaatatattatgatacatatgcaacattcagataaaacacacttgcaacatacgtcaaaaaaacagatgaaatattggaaacagacctttgcaacatatgtgtacaaccattgcaacatcccgctctacttttgcaacatccatacgaaacacttacaacataccactgaaacatctaaaacacttgaaacatatgtttgcaacatgcggTGTCAGTGCAACATCATCTTACTGCTTGGGAGATGGAGGATCGTCGGTGTGTGGAGTTCACCGGTGTAGAGCTCGCCGATAGCGCGGAGATCGCTGCCCCAGTAGAGAAGGTTGCGGCAACCTccggtggagagagagagagccgggGGAAGGCCTACTTGTCACTGCTCCTGACACGAGTGTCGTCGGAAAGGTACAGAAGCGACCGGGTGGGCGCAATGCAGAGCGGAAGCCATGCGACTGATGATGAGAGcgatggagagggaggaaggcggGCGGCAGCGCTCGAGCGTGGTGGAGAGGAAAGATGGTGGTCGGGCCGCGAGTGGAGGAGCACAATGGCGATTCGAGAGGAAAGTGAAGAGAGGAGTTTTTTCATTAAGCAACGCGAGATGGCGTTCGGGCGAGTGGCAGTGTTGGGCCGTTCGGGCGGCGTCGAGGTCCATCAACGCAAGCGTCTGGATGACCGGACGCCCTATAAAATATCTAATattaaaaatatataattttaCTTTTTTATCTCTCACTTTTCTTCACGTTAGTTCTCTCACTCTTATCCTTCTCGCTTGGAGTTACATTAGCACTGCATCACTCGTGTCATGGCCTGATTCCTTGTGTCACGGCTTGTGTAGCTTGCCTCTCCCTTTTTATGAACTCACTGAGTTTGGAGCTATATTTCCTTAATGTGACGTGATCCTTTGATATATAATAGGGGTGGGTGATTTTATCTCAACAGAAAAACCTTTTCTAAATAAGATTTGCAAGTTTGGCACAAGATTGGACGAATTCCCATCGATCTAAAGATGTATCGAACTCGGACGGTCAGAATAGGCTCAAGCTGGTTTACACAGCCTGCGGCTCCAATCTAGCCAAAATCGGTCTAAGCTAGACTGGAAAACCAGTCTTTCTCCGTTGTTGCACAGTACTCTCTCTCTGTCTTTTTAGTTATCATTCTCGTTTCTCGAGAAATTAAATATACTTaactttaattaaatatataaaataaaatattaatatttatagtacataattagtatcaataGACAGATagttaaatctatttttataataaatttatttgaagatataaatgttgtttATATTTTTTAGAAACTTAGttaatttaagaaagtttgactccCACGGTGACATTTAAATAGGGACGGATGGAGTAAGGCCTAAACCGGCTTGGCCCAATCATATTTTGTTTCAACGGACTCAAACGTCTCTACAGAGGCTCATAAAGAAATCAAGAACTATATAAAATCATATAGGGCTATCTAGTCTAAAATGTGTCCAGGTTTAGGGCTTATTTGAAAGCAGGAATTTTACAGGATTTGTGTAGGAATTTTATAAGAATTAGTTTAATTTCATAGAAAAAACACATAAacagagaaaaaaaaatcatgtgttccAAACCGCGCCTCAGGACTTTGAGCATGTTTGGTTCCCAGCCATCACGCACCAGCACCACCGCCACCCCAAGGCTTACACTTTTGTTCTTGCTGTTGTTTGGTTGGTGATTCAGCTTAGGGCTTTTATAGTGTACAATTTCTGCTCGGCTGTGGCACCTAATTTTGCCGCCCCAAGTATGGCGCCGCCATAGACGAAGTATGGCACAACGCGGCCAGGAAACAAGCATGCCCTTTGTCACACAAGTAGCAAATCTGCTACATAAGAAATATATAGAGGGAACAGGGATGGCTGGATCAGAATTGTTTTCTTTCCTTGAACACAAGTACAACCACGAAGCTCTGGGAGACAAAAGGAGGAATAGACACACAAGGCACACTTTCTATGAGTTGTCATCACAGGACAGGCAGACAGGCAGTCAAGTAAACGCAATAGGAACACAGGCATGCAGCAACGCAGAGAAAGGAGCTTTATTCATTCGTTAGAAATAGCACTTATGCTTCACAGGGAAGATGGAATCAGCTTACTCATCTGTATAGTCCACTGGTACAACAAAGTTGAGTCTAACCAAAAGGATCCATAACTTATGATGGCCCAAGCAAGAATCAGAGTATCTTCTTACAGAGAGAttgggaaagaaaaaaaaaaacgccCATTTCTGCAGTTGCTTCTTTTTTTCAACTCAGGAAACGAGCTGAGATATTGTACAACCAAGGAAAATCCAGAAGACACAAACCATCCAGGTTTGGAAGTCAAAGGAAGGGGGTCAGCAGACAAGGAGATGCTACCCCAAGAATTCGTGTTTTCAGCTGACTTTGCTTCCCTAAAAATTTTCGTCGCCATCTCAGTTTGTCCATGATGCGGACCGCCTCAAAACGGGCTTCAACATCGCCTTATCCTCTTCCAGGGAGATCATGCCAAGATGTGAAGGGTCTTCCAACATCATCTTGGCGACCAAATACCCCGCGATGGACCAAGTCTGGAATTTCCTTGCCTGCTTGCCGACATAACGACCAAGCTTCCCATCATAGTACTCAGGCCAGCCATCCTTCAACAGCCTCCTCTCTGCTAGGTCAATTGCTCTTCTTGCAATTTGCGGCCGTCCAGTTTTGATGCAGGCTGCAGTCAGCAGCCACAGAAGTACTGCagaaagatgaacaaaaatatgaaaacgaTGTGTGAAAATAGCTCGTATTGTTCAGGTTCCTTGGACTAAGAACAATGAATAGATACATGTCATGTTATGAATTTCTACTAGAAAGATAAGAAATTAGGAACATCGTTGAACAGATAAGAACCAAAAGTATTCTGCCTTCTGTGGTACAGATTAGGATAATTCCGTAGGCATATGAAATTTGAGCAAAGGTAAGGCATCGGACATTCAATAAAAAAGAGGacatgctcttcttggcactaaaAAGGAATCATTTAAACTCAGAATGTAAAATGTCTGGAAATATGAATGTATGGATTATGGAACCAGTATATACTTAATTTATCATCCCCATTGTTTATTGTAGTTCAGTGTCTGCAGAAAGAGAACAGAACAATCTAAGTGAAGCTCACTAACCTGGCCACGATCCTCCATTGTGATAACTCCATCTAGTATTTTTTGGATCACAGCCTGTCACAATTCGCCATTCATGGTTCTCAATAGCAGGATAACATATCTTCAGAGGCATTTCACCGATAAGCTCTTCCCAACGCTCCTCAATAAGATCCATTATAGCGACAGATTGCTCAGGTGTTGCAAGAGAAGAAAGTATAGCAATCATGTTTCCAAGTGCAAACCATCGGAAGTCCATCCTGGCAGGACTAACATTACCAACGAAAAAACCACCCTGACAAGGCATAAATTCAAATAGCCAGTCCGGAATTGAATCAGGAATAACATTGAATTTGTTGACGGCTGTGTGGGAATATTCTTCTGTCTTGTAACGATAAATGTCATTTAGCTGTTGGAAATCGAGCCAAAAATAACTTCGCATGTGATAACTTAAAGCGTGGAGGCGGGTAGCAATCTTCTCCACAAACTCCTTCCCTTCATTATCATGCTTAAGCATTTGAAGAGCACACCTTAGTGCCATAAAGAAAAGGGCTTGAATCTCAATAGGGTAGCCATATACACCCTACAAGTaagaatgacaataagaacaaacaTAAGCTCAGTTAGAAATCAAATAGCATTTCAAACTAAGAAATTTAACAATTACATTCACAAGTAACTAGAGATTGGCATGCATATGTTCAAAGCCAACAACAAAGGAGGATGGATAAGATTAATAGATATTGCTCAAGAAAGATTTGTTGTGGAATGAAAGCTACTCTATTTTCCATATTTCAATTCTTAACTAGCAAGGGAAAAAATACAAACGAGTTGCATATGACAGAATGAGACAAGTAGCAGGATTCAAATACAGTTGTGTTTATGGGGTTGGATGAGGTGATTgtccacaaaaatgcataattgtATAACCATCAACAAATATAGGAGACAGTCTTCATGTATCTCTGCAATGTAAGGTTGAAGATGCGACAGCAGAACGTGGTTCTACCAACAGTTAAAAGTCCGTCATATATTAATCTGAATTTATCATCTGTTGTAGCCAAGTTCACACTCAAAGATAAGTAGAGATATTTGGTGATATTTTCAATAGAAAATTACTAACTTTAGTTATTTTTTGGGAACTCTAGTATGATACATGTTAAACGAAAATAGAAGCAACACCAAGTTGAAATCATTAAAGTATGATGAAGGCTAATTCACAACATGTCATTACTTTATTGGACAACTGAATTACGAGCTCCACTACAgagaacaaacaaacaaacatcaACCTGAACTAGCCATAAAATAGTGTTTCCACAATGTCAGATTTTAGCCATATCCATTGGTTATTTATAGTCTTCTACTTAATATTATGATGCACAGCTCTACAGCGAGTTTGAGAGAGAAAAAATGGATATTTATGTTAGGAGCACGGGACACAGGAAGCATGCATATCAGACCTTAAGTTTCAGAAATATCACTAGAGCAATGAATGTAACTACTATTACTTTGGAGACAAATGGGAGATCCTAAGTCCACAAGTTTCATCAGTGATGCTCTAGATACTTATTCTGTAATAAACTCCGTAATAGTAACGCTAAACATAAGCATGAGCATACTGAATGGTCAGAGCTTACCATTCTGCGATCTATCATACAGCAACCATCCGCACATAACAATGTCGGGAAGGTATCAAACCCCTCAGATAAGCACAGGCTGAGTATGAGCCTCATCCCTTTCTGGCACTCCGGTGTCTCTGCCAGCGTCATATCACCGGTGGTTTTTGTGTAGGCCCGGAGGAGTATGATCCACCAGAACCCAGAATCCACAGGCGCAACCCTCCCAATGGCGCTCTCCCCAAAATCAGCATGTAGGGTCTCGACCCCCTTCTTGGCGTCATGCATCACCTTGAAGCTAGCCGGCATGGCTCCCTCCCCAAGCTTGAACCGGTCGACTTTCTTCTCCCAGCCCTGCAGCAGCAGGGTCTTCAGAAGGAAGTTCTTGACGATATCGGGCTCGCCATTCATCAGAAACGCCAGCGCGCTTGGCACGAAATCCCTCACAAACACCTGCCCACCAAGTTACCCCAGATAAGATATATATAAGCGTCCGAATGACAAGCTCGGAATCAAAGCAATTTTCAGCTTCTgtcaagaaaacaataatcaataATTTTCAGTAGAGGGAGCTATAAAATTGAAATGGAGTGACAGCCCACTTGGTCGTAGTTGAGGACTTCCTCGGACGCGTGGTCAACGGCGGCGACGGTGCCAAGGGGCTGGCCGCGGAAGAAGACGAGGGAGCGGCGGAGCGCCTCCCAGGCGTCGCCGACGATGGGGTGGGGCTCGAAGGAGTGCAGCGCGGAGGAGGCCGGCGTGCCGACGAGGGAGCGCAGGCCGCCCCCCGGCGAGTACATGCCGTCGAAGCCTCCCCTGCCGTAGCCGCCCGAGTGCGAGACGTCGCTGAGCGAGAGGTCGTCGAAGGAGCGCTGGCGCTCGACGTTGATCCGCGGCTTGCTGAGCAGCCGCGTGAGCTCGAAGTCGTCCGACTCCGACAGCGAGGTGTGCGACGCCGACCGCCGCATCCCGCCGCCGACAGCCAGCTCCATGGCGTGTGTCCGCGCGTCTTCCCTCGCCTCCTCCTCCCCTTTGGGTCTCACCAAACTTGCGCCCGGCCGGCTCCGCCTCCGAGCTCCCGCCCAGATCTGGCCCGGGCGccggcgagcgagcgagcgagagatCTGGGCGCTGACGCGACCGAGGGAGGAGGGAAGGGCGAccaagcagagcagagcagcaggCGCGAGCAAGACACGGCCGCGCGAATCTCGATGCGAgtagcgacgacgacgacggcaggGTGGGGACTGGGAGGCGGAAAGAGGAAAAAAAAGATAAGATGGCTGGGAAGGCGTATTTATAGCAAACCGAGCGGAGGCGTCGCCGGCGCCGGAGCCGTGCGGCACCACGGCGTCTTATAGGCTATAGCGGACCACGGTGGGTGGGGGGCCCTCGCGTCGGCGATGGTGGGTGCACGGTAGCTGCGTTCCTGGCGGGTTTTGGTGCGTCCAACCAAGCAGCTAGCGGGTGCAGCTGCTGCACGGGGGGTTGGTGGGAGGGTGGGGAGGACGTGGCGCCGACGGGCAGGGCGACCGGCCAACGGTGGCGAGCTGCCCGGCGATTTGGGGGAAGCCGGCGAGGCCGCCGCGGCAGCCGCCGTCGGGACCTCGTGGGATCTGCTTGGGTCATTTTTGGCTAGTGATCAGCCTAACCCTCGCTCCTCTTCAGCCTGATTGAGACATTGATCGATTGATGTGCCTAAGGATATGCTTAACTTTGGAGTGTTTTTGGTGGTATGCGTGGCCGCGATGGCAAGCCTATCGTTTCCTTGGAGTAGGCGTACTGTTCATCATCATCGAATCTTCCATTTAGAACTTATTCCGATAAGCAATATTTTTTCCAAAGATATCAACGACTATAGAGGAGACATTTCATATTCTTACGAAATACTTATAAGCATAAAGCacctatatgtatgtatagatttAGTTCAATCTCATTTAAAATCATAGTCCCTCCATCTAATGACGATCAGCATGTAACCAACAAATGGAATAGGATTGATCAGCACGTATCGGTTCAAATGTGTGGTCTGTCTTAAAAAAAATGTCTCATCAATTCGTGTGGTAATGCAAAGTAAATGTGTCGTAGCATATCACATATCTTCTATACTCTTACTTATCCACCGTGAATAATTTGGATGGCACGTGTTAGGATGCCGAGAGACGAATGGTTTACGAAaatgatagtttttttttctacatAAAGATGTGGCTATGATTAATTTATAATGGAGGGGTATTTTTGAAACTAATATGGATTCAAAAATCAAGATTGTAAAATTGATAGCACTAGTCAAAGATTTAGCTTTTGTCTAAGGCAAAACTATGGCGATGATTAATTTAAAATATAATGGAGGGGTATTTTCGAAACTAATATGGATTCAAAAATCAAGATTGTAAAATTGATAGCACTAGTCAAAAGATTTAGCTTTTCTCTAAGCCAAAACTAAAGCATTTTGCGGTTGGTGATGGATGAAGGGCACCCGCGTCACGACCATGCGccgttaaatcctaaaataaatccagaaaaatacgagcactcGTGCTAAGTGGAAGACTTGAACTTGGGCTTAGAGAAAAGCTCTAATGTGAGAGGAACCCAACCGACTCATATATGATCAGTTCGCAACAAGTGGTCTAAAGTTAACTCTAAACTTTAGCCCATCTCACATTAGAGCTTTAGACCTCAAaagtgagctaaagtgctctAAAATTTTTAGAGCTTAGTTTAGAGGAAGGAATCCAAACATGCTCTAAAACATTTTATGATTGGTGATGAATAAAGGGCACGCGGCGGGACAATGCGGTTGGGACACACGGATGGTGGACGTTGGGACGCTAAGATGTAAATGGCTACATGAATGATATGATAGTTTCCTATTTGTGCCATGGCGATGATCAATTTTAGATGGAGGGGTATTTTTAGAGATTAATAATGGTGGCTTCAAAAAATTCAGATAGTAAAATTGATAGT is from Miscanthus floridulus cultivar M001 chromosome 7, ASM1932011v1, whole genome shotgun sequence and encodes:
- the LOC136467120 gene encoding cytosolic invertase 1-like, encoding MELAVGGGMRRSASHTSLSESDDFELTRLLSKPRINVERQRSFDDLSLSDVSHSGGYGRGGFDGMYSPGGGLRSLVGTPASSALHSFEPHPIVGDAWEALRRSLVFFRGQPLGTVAAVDHASEEVLNYDQVFVRDFVPSALAFLMNGEPDIVKNFLLKTLLLQGWEKKVDRFKLGEGAMPASFKVMHDAKKGVETLHADFGESAIGRVAPVDSGFWWIILLRAYTKTTGDMTLAETPECQKGMRLILSLCLSEGFDTFPTLLCADGCCMIDRRMGVYGYPIEIQALFFMALRCALQMLKHDNEGKEFVEKIATRLHALSYHMRSYFWLDFQQLNDIYRYKTEEYSHTAVNKFNVIPDSIPDWLFEFMPCQGGFFVGNVSPARMDFRWFALGNMIAILSSLATPEQSVAIMDLIEERWEELIGEMPLKICYPAIENHEWRIVTGCDPKNTRWSYHNGGSWPVLLWLLTAACIKTGRPQIARRAIDLAERRLLKDGWPEYYDGKLGRYVGKQARKFQTWSIAGYLVAKMMLEDPSHLGMISLEEDKAMLKPVLRRSASWTN